The DNA region AAGACACGAAAGGTGTCCGTGAACATCCTGGCGGACGTTTCCGTTCCCATAGCGGCGGCTATCGGCGAAAGTCTGGTGGAAGGATACCTGACCGAGGAGTTCGATCAGGTCTATATGGTGTATAATGAATTCAAGTCGGCCATTCAGCAGCGGGTCGTCGTCGAACAGCTGTTGCCCATAAAGCCCATGGACATTTCCGAAGATACCTTCATAGTGGAGTACACTTACGAGCCCTCTGAAGATGCCATTCTCGAGGAACTCCTCCCCAGGCACGTCAATATCCAGGTTTTCCGTTCGCTCCTGGAGTCGGCGGCCAGCGAGCATGGGGCCCGGATGACGGCTATGGATGCGGCATCCAAGAACGCAAGCGATATGATAGATAAACTCACTCTCCTGTATAATCGCCAGAGACAGGCCGCCATCACCAAGGAACTTATGGAGGTAGTCAGCGGTGCGGAGGCCCTAACTTAGGACCCGGGAGAAAACCGAAAAACCCGAACCTGTTCAGGTAGCCAAATATGCCTCAGGATAAGGAGGTACAGTCTGTGAAGAACATCGGCACTATTACCCAGATAATCGGCCCCGTGGTGGACATAGAGTTTCACCCGGGCAAACTCCCGGCCATCTATAACGCCGTTCGAATTCAGAGAGAAGACGGGGGACAGAAGACCAGCCTGATCACCGAGGTCGCCGCTCATCTTGGAAACAACGTTGTGAGAACCGTGGCCATGGGTGCCACCGACGGCCTCGTTCGCGGCATGGAGGCCGAGGATACAGGCGGTCCTATCACCGTTCCCGTGGGGCGTGGTACCCTTGGAAGGATCATGAATGTAATCGGCGAGCCGGTGGACGAGATGGGACCCATCGAGAGCGATATCCGGTATTCGATCCATCGGGAGGCCCCTTCACTTGAGGATCAGAGCACGGAAAATGAGATCCTTGAGACGGGGATCAAGGTCGTCGATCTCCTGGAGCCCTATCCCAAGGGCGGAAAGATCGGGCTGTTCGGAGGCGCCGGCGTTGGGAAGACGGTTATCATCATGGAGCTTATTCACAACATCGCCATCGAGCACGGTGGATTCTCCGTCTTTTCCGGTGTGGGAGAGCGAACCCGTGAGGGAAACGATCTCTGGCTTGAGATGAAGGAATCGAAGGTTCTGGATAAGGCCATCCTGGTCTACGGACAGATGAACGAACCTCCAGGGGCCCGTCTGAGGGTCGGTCTTTCAGGTCTGACCGCCGCTGAGTACTTCCGGGACGAGGAAGGGCAGGACGTGCTGCTCTTCGTGGACAACATCTTCCGCTTTACCCAGGCCGGGTCCGAGGTTTCCGCTCTTCTGGGGCGAATCCCAAGCGCGGTGGGCTACCAGCCGACCCTGGCCACCGAGATGGGCGAACTTCAGGAACGCATCACATCCACCAAGAAAGGTTCCATTACCTCGGTGCAGGCCATATATGTTCCCGCCGACGACCTTACCGATCCGGCTCCGGCCACGGCCTTCAGCCACCTTGATGCCACTACGGTCCTTTCAAGACAGATCGTGGAACTGGGCATCTATCCTGCTGTGGATCCCCTCGATTCCACCTCCAGGGTCCTTGATCCCAGGATCGTTGGTGAGGAGCACTACCAGGTGGCGCAGGACGTCCAGTTGATCCTGCAGAAATATAAGGACCTCCAGGATATCATAGCCATTCTGGGCATGGACGAACTTTCAGAGGATGACAAAGTGATTGTCTCCCGGGCAAGAAAGATACAGAGGTTTCTCTCTCAACCGTTCTTCGTGGCCGAGCAGTTTACCGGAACCCCCGGGAAATACGTCAAATTGGAGGATACCATCAGGGGATTCAAGGAGATTGTCGCCGGACAGCATGACGACCTTCCCGAGCAGGCATTCTACATGGTTGGCACCATTGAAGAGGCCAGAGAACAGGGCCAGAAAATGGCCGAGTCCGCCTGATCCAACGCCATGGCCGAGCCGAGCAAAAACAAACTGTTTCTCGAGGTGGTCACACCGGACCGGGTTGTTGTATCCTCCGAGGTGGATGAGGTGGTTCTTCCCGGAATTGAGGGCGAGTTCGGGGTTCTGCCGGGGCACGTTCCCTTCCTTACCGCACTGAAGGTTGGGGAGATGAACTATCGGACCGCAGACCAGACGGAACATCTGGCCGTCTCCTGGGGATACGTGGAGGTGGCTTCCAACAGGGTTATGGTCCTGGCCGAGACCGCCGAGAGGGCCACGGATATCGATCTTAATAGAGCCCAACTGGACAAAGAGCAGGCCGAGCAGATTATCACTGCCGGTGGGGAGGATCCCATGTACGAGAAGGCCAAGGCTCGTCTGGAAAAAGCGGTAACCAGGGTTCAGGTAGCGGGCAGAAGATGACCCGGCAGGGCGCATATCGTTTTTAAAAACACCCCTTGTTCAGGGGTGTTTTTTAACGCCCGTTCTCTTTTGACTTTTCAAGCCTTCCGGTTATAATAATCTGTCTTCTTCGAGGGGAGCCGCCTCCCTGAAAGCGCGGAATTCAGAATCGGGATGTGGCGCAGCTTGGTAGCGCGCATGGTTCGGGACCATGAGGCCGCGGGTTCAAATCCCGCCATCCCGACCATTTCTTTCGGCCTGGTGTAACCAGGCTGTATTTTCCGGCCCATGCTCTATTTTCTGACCTTCGGTTTCTTCATAGGATACCTTGTCTTCCTGTCGAGTCTGCTCTGGATATTCGTCCATCGTTTTCTCGCCCCCAGGATCGGCGCCGGCCGTGGTGAGGCGCTCATCATTTTTTACTGTTCACTGATGGTTGGCCTGGTCTTCCTGATCCTTGTGAACTACTACACCGGGTTTCTCGCCGAGATCTACCGGTTCTTCAGCAATGAGTTCTTCGGAGGGCGGTAAACGGGAATAGTCCCCGACATATCAGGGGCGCAGGTCCTTTATAACCCTCAGGATTGGTGGAACCACCCAAGTCCCAAAGAGGATCTTGAGAAGGTCCCCGGGGAGAAACGGGATCATACCCATCATTATAACGGCCCTGGTGCCCACCTCCTTATGTTGGATCCACTTCAGGTTAAGGCCCAGATAAGGCACCCCCACGAGGTAGATCAAAAAGGTCCCGAGAAACATGGCCGCTCCAATCCTGCGCCGATGGACTTTTGGACCTTCGCCCCTGAGAACGAGCCCCACGACGGCCGATGCCAATGGAAACGACAGGAGGAATCCGAAGGTGGGCGAGAGAATGTATTGGGGGCCTCCCCCTGAGGTGAAGACGGGAAGGCCGGCCAGCCCGAGAACTAAATAGGCGAACATGGCCGTTGCCCCCAGCAAAGGGCCGAGGACCGCGCCTGAAAGAAGGACGAAAAAGGTCTGAAGAGTAATGGGCACCGGACCTATGGGGATGCGAAGGTACGCCCCGGCCGAGGTCAGTGCCACCGTCAGGGCTACAAGGACGATATCTTTCGTTCTCGACTTCAATTCCAGACCCCCTTTGTGTAGGATATAGGATAAGGACGTTAATTGATGGACTCGCAAAGACTTTTTACGAGGTCATCTTAATGGCACTGGTGGAACTGGATTGATAGTAAAATCGGGTATAAATGTCCAGTAGGAAAGGCGGCATGATCGTTATTGCAATTACCGGCGGACTCGGGTCAGGCAAGTCCACTGTGCGGCGGCTTTTTGAGGAGATGGGCGCCGTAGGGGTTGACGCAGATGAAATCGCCCGCCGGGCCGTCGAACCCGGAACGGAAGGGGCGAAAAGAATCAGAGCCGCCTTCGGCCCCTCTTTTTTTGACGGGGAAGAACACCTGAAACGCGAAACAATGGCCTCCCTTGTCTTCTCCGATCAGACTGCAAGGAAAAAGCTGGAAAGCATCCTCCATCCCCTTATCCGGGCGGAGGAGGCCCGTATTATCCAGGATCTCTTCCGGAAGTGTCCGGACGCCGTCGTTGCCATGGAAATCCCCCTTCTCGCGGAAGGGAAAGGCCGGGCCGGCTACAGGGCTATCCTCGCAGTCACCGCCCCGGAAGAGCTAAAACTAGACAGGCTTGTTTCCTCAGGAAGGTATTCAAGGGCCGATGCCCTGGCCAGGATGCGTAATCAGGCGACGGATGATGAGCGGATCCGGCTGGCGGACTTCATCGTGGACAATGGCGGGAGTATCGAGGAAACAAGAAAGCAGGTCGCCGTCATTATGGATGCCCTTCTGCCGCAGGATAAAGCCCGGCAATAGCAATAGCCTTTTGAAAACCAGAGTTTTTTGATATAATTTTCAGTGCCGGGTTTCTGTCTGCCAGGTATTCTGGAAACTGTTTTTGATCGCGGGTCAACCCGCAGCCATGGGAAGAAAAAGCCCCGGTTTGTCCGACGGGAGGAGGGAAAATTGAGCCCACAGAATGAGCTGAATCTGATTCGCAGCATCCTGAAAAAGCTCAACACGTCTTTGACCAGCGAGGAGGTTCTGAGTTTTGCCCTTCAGCGGGTCAAGGATTCCTTCGAATGCCTGGCCTGTGCCATTATCCTGCTGGACCCTGCCAGGGGCCGGCACAAGGTGCTTATCTCCAAGGGGTGGAGCAATGCCTTCATAAAGGAATTTCACCGGAGACCCTTTGAGGGTTTCCTGACTGAGGCCGCATACCTTAAACAGCCCCTTCTCGTTATCTCCGGCGAAAAGAAAGACGAGGCAAAGACCCATACCTTCGAGCATCCCTACGGATCATTTCTGGCGGTTCCCATGGGCATACGAGGGAAAAACATCGGTATCCTTTACCTGTCCTGTTCGGGCACCGACACCTTTTCGGAGAAGACGCAAAACGTCATGGTTGACCTGGCGGCCCTGTTCGCGTTGATTATGGATGACGGCCAGATGAGTGACAGGTTGGTGACACTCTCCGGGGTC from Deltaproteobacteria bacterium includes:
- the atpG gene encoding ATP synthase F1 subunit gamma — translated: MANLRDIRRRIDSVKSTQQITKAMKMVAASRLRRAQDSILASRPYALKMLEVLSSLALRTNPNAHPLLVTRDPKKVELLVITSDRGLCGAFNSSILRSAERFMAEHPEWEFSLNIVGRKGMDFFKRRNIKTRKVSVNILADVSVPIAAAIGESLVEGYLTEEFDQVYMVYNEFKSAIQQRVVVEQLLPIKPMDISEDTFIVEYTYEPSEDAILEELLPRHVNIQVFRSLLESAASEHGARMTAMDAASKNASDMIDKLTLLYNRQRQAAITKELMEVVSGAEALT
- the atpD gene encoding F0F1 ATP synthase subunit beta; protein product: MPQDKEVQSVKNIGTITQIIGPVVDIEFHPGKLPAIYNAVRIQREDGGQKTSLITEVAAHLGNNVVRTVAMGATDGLVRGMEAEDTGGPITVPVGRGTLGRIMNVIGEPVDEMGPIESDIRYSIHREAPSLEDQSTENEILETGIKVVDLLEPYPKGGKIGLFGGAGVGKTVIIMELIHNIAIEHGGFSVFSGVGERTREGNDLWLEMKESKVLDKAILVYGQMNEPPGARLRVGLSGLTAAEYFRDEEGQDVLLFVDNIFRFTQAGSEVSALLGRIPSAVGYQPTLATEMGELQERITSTKKGSITSVQAIYVPADDLTDPAPATAFSHLDATTVLSRQIVELGIYPAVDPLDSTSRVLDPRIVGEEHYQVAQDVQLILQKYKDLQDIIAILGMDELSEDDKVIVSRARKIQRFLSQPFFVAEQFTGTPGKYVKLEDTIRGFKEIVAGQHDDLPEQAFYMVGTIEEAREQGQKMAESA
- a CDS encoding F0F1 ATP synthase subunit epsilon, which produces MAEPSKNKLFLEVVTPDRVVVSSEVDEVVLPGIEGEFGVLPGHVPFLTALKVGEMNYRTADQTEHLAVSWGYVEVASNRVMVLAETAERATDIDLNRAQLDKEQAEQIITAGGEDPMYEKAKARLEKAVTRVQVAGRR
- a CDS encoding biotin transporter BioY codes for the protein MKSRTKDIVLVALTVALTSAGAYLRIPIGPVPITLQTFFVLLSGAVLGPLLGATAMFAYLVLGLAGLPVFTSGGGPQYILSPTFGFLLSFPLASAVVGLVLRGEGPKVHRRRIGAAMFLGTFLIYLVGVPYLGLNLKWIQHKEVGTRAVIMMGMIPFLPGDLLKILFGTWVVPPILRVIKDLRP
- a CDS encoding dephospho-CoA kinase; its protein translation is MIVIAITGGLGSGKSTVRRLFEEMGAVGVDADEIARRAVEPGTEGAKRIRAAFGPSFFDGEEHLKRETMASLVFSDQTARKKLESILHPLIRAEEARIIQDLFRKCPDAVVAMEIPLLAEGKGRAGYRAILAVTAPEELKLDRLVSSGRYSRADALARMRNQATDDERIRLADFIVDNGGSIEETRKQVAVIMDALLPQDKARQ
- a CDS encoding sensor domain-containing diguanylate cyclase, whose product is MSPQNELNLIRSILKKLNTSLTSEEVLSFALQRVKDSFECLACAIILLDPARGRHKVLISKGWSNAFIKEFHRRPFEGFLTEAAYLKQPLLVISGEKKDEAKTHTFEHPYGSFLAVPMGIRGKNIGILYLSCSGTDTFSEKTQNVMVDLAALFALIMDDGQMSDRLVTLSGVDPLTNLCSFKYWHEQLDREINHAEKVDYDISLMEVRLNRFREYNSMYGHVKSDQLLMEISEIILDRLCNLDVPCRIGPKWHILLVGEDEDAAKKIAKLILADMDALPKRGDPPVSLSIGISTYIHGEGEKAIIQRTENALREARRLGGNSFRAE